One Candidatus Effluviviaceae Genus V sp. genomic window, TTTCGGTGACGGAGAGCACCGTCCCCTCCTCGCCGACGACGGCAGCCATCCCGATGACCTCGTCGCCTTTCTGGAGCTGGGTCCCGCGCACGCCGCGGGCGGTTCGTCCCATCTCCCGGACGTCGCTCTCGTGGAAGCGGATGGCCTTCCCCTTGCTCTTGGCGAGGAAGATGTCGCAGTTGCCGTCGGTGATGGCCGCGTCGATGAGTTCGTCGCCGTCCGTGACGCCCATCGCGCGGATGCCGCCCTTCCTGGGGTGGCCGAACGCCGAGAGGACCGTCTTCTTCACGGTGCCCTGCCGCGAGGCCATGACGATGTAGTGGTCGTCGTCGAACTCGCGGGCCGTGACGAACGTCGCAATGCACTCGCCGGGGTTGAGCTGGAGGATGTTGACGATCGCCTTGCCTCGTGCCGCCCGTCCCGCCTGCGGGATCTCGTGCACGCGCAGCCAGTGGCACTGCCCGGTCTGGGTGAAGAACAGAATGTAGTCGTGGGTCGAGGCGATGAACATGTGCTCGACGAAGTCGTCGTCCTTCGTCGACATGCCCGTGACGCCCCGTCCGCCGCGGCGCTGCCGGCGGTAGGTTCCGACCGGGAGCCGCTTGATGTAGCCGGTGTGCGTGATCGTGATCGCCATGTCCTCCTCGGCGATCAGGTCCTCGATGGCGAAGTCGGTCGTCGCCTCGATGATCTCGGTCCGGCGCTCGTCGCCGTACGCCTCGACGCCTGCCGTGAGCTCGTCCTTGATGAGAGCGAGGACCTTCCCCCGGCTCTCGAGGATGCCCTTCAGATAGGCGATGAGCTTGATGACCTCCTTGTACTCGTCCTCGATCTTCTTCCGCTGGAGGCCGGTCAGTCGCTGGAGGCGCATGTCGAGGATCGCCTGCGCCTGAACCTCCGAGAGCTTGAAGCGCTTGATGAGCTGCTTCCTGGCCTGGTCGACGTCCTTCGCCTTCTTGATCAGCTGGACGATCTCATCGATGTGGTCGAGCGCCTTCTTGAGTCCCTCGAGGATGTGGGCACGTGCCTCGGCCTTCGCGAGGTCGAACTTCGTCCTTCTGACGACGACGTCCTCGCGATGAGCGATGAACCGCTCGATCATCTGCTTGAGCGTCAGGACCTTCGGCACCCCGTCGTCGAGCGCGAGCAGGATGGCCCCGAAGGTCGTCTGCATCTGCGTGCGCTTGTAGAGCTGGTTGAGGATGACGGCGGCCTGGGCGTCGCGCTTGAGGTCGATGACCACGCGGATGCCGTCGCGGTCTGACTCGTCGCGGATGTCGCGGATGCCTGTGATCTTGCCGGACCGGACGAGGTCGGCGATCGCCTCGATGAGGTTCGCCTTGTTGACCATGAACGGTATCTCGGTGATGACGATGCACTCGGCCCCGTTCTGGTGGACCTCGGCGTTCGCCCGGGCGCGGACAACGATCCGTCCTCGGCCCGTGAGATACGCGTCCCGGATGCCGCTCCTCCCGAAGATGATGCCGCCCGTCGGGAAGTCGGGTCCCGACACGATCTTCAGAAGCTCCTCGTCGGAGGTATCGGGATCGTCGATGACGGTGATGATCCCCTCGACAAGCTCGTTCAGGTTGTGCGGCGGGATGTTCGTCGCCATGCCGACGGCGATGCCGGACGCTCCGTTCATGAGGAGGTTCGGCAGTTTGGCCGGTAGGACGGTCGGCTCCTCCCGCGTCTCGTCGTAGTTCGGGACGAACTCGACCGTGTCCTTCTTTATGTCGTCGAGGAGGTCCTCCGAGATGCGCGTCATCCGCGCCTCGGTGTACCGCTCGGCCGCCGCGGAGTCCCCGTCGATCGAGCCGAAGTTCCCCTGGCCGTCGACGAGCGGATACCTGAGCGAGAAGTCCTGCGCCATCCGGACCATGGCGTCGTAGATGGCGTTCGTGCCGTGCGGGTGGTAGTTGCCGTTGACGTCGCCGGTGATCTTCGCGGACTTCCGGAAGCCCTTGTTGTGGGCGAGACCGAGTTCGTCCATCGCGACGAGAATGCGGCGCTGCACCGGCTTCAGCCCGTCCCGGACGTCCGGCAGAGCGCGCGACACGATCACGCTCATCGCGTAGTCGATGTACGACTTCTTCATCTCGTCTTCGACGACGACCGGCAGGATCTTCTGTGCTTCTGGCATGTGGCTCTATCCGTCCCGTTCCAGATCGTGGTTTCGTTACACGTCGAGGTTCCGCACCTGCTTGGCGTGCGTCTGGATGAACTTGCGTCTCGGCTCGACCGCGTCGCCCATGAGGATGCTGAAGATATGGTCGGCCTCGGCGGCGCTCTCGATGGTCACTTGGAGCATGACGCGGCGTTCGGGATCCATCGTGGTCGACCACAGCTGGTCCGGATTCATCTCACCCAGACCCTTGAACCGCTGGATCGACACCCCGTCCTTGCCGAGCCTCTCGACGACCTTCTTGAGCTCCCTGTCGTCGTAGGCATACTGCTCACTCTTGCCCCTCTTCACGCGGTAGAGCGGCGGCTGCGCGATGTAGAGATGTCCGCCGTCGATGAGCTCGGGCATGAACCGGTAGAAGAACGTGAGAAGGAGCGTCCTGATGTGGGCGCCATCGATGTCGGCGTCCGTCATGATGATCGTCTTGCCGTACCGGAGCTTCGACAGGTCGAGCCCGCCGTTCTCGTCGTCATCGTCCGCGGCGCTCGCACCCACGCCGCCGACGCCCGCACCGAGGGCGGTGATGATGGTCCCGATCTCCTTGTTCTGGAACACCTTGTCGAGTCGCGCCTTGAAGACGTTCAGGACCTTGCCGCGAAGCGGCAGGATGGCCTGGAACCTGCGGTCGCGCCCCATTTTCGCCGAGCCGCCCGCCGAGTCCCCCTCCACGATGTAGAGCTCGCAAAGGTCGGGGTCGGTGATCGAGCAGTCGGCGAGCTTGCCGGGGAGCGACCCGCTCTCGAGGGCCGATTTCCGCCGCGCGAGGTCGCGGGCTTTCCGCGCGGCCGTCCGCGCCTGCGACGCCGAGACCGCCTTCGAGACGATCTTCTTGGCGACCGACGGGGTCTCCTCGAAGAACTCCTGCAGGCCCTCCTGGACGATCGACGAGACGATGCCCTTGATCTCGGAGTTGCCGAGCTTGGTCTTCGTCTGGCCCTCGAACTGCGGCTCCTTGACCTTGACGCTGACGACTGCCGCGATGCCCTCGAGGCAATCGTCTCCGGAGACGTTGCCGCCCTTCCCCAGCAGGTTGTTCTTGTCGCCGTACGAGTTGATCGTCCGCGTCAGCGCCTGCTTGAAACCCGTCAGGTGCGTGCCGCCCTCGATCGTGTTGATGTTGTTCGCGTACGAGTAGATGTTCGCGCGGTAACTGTCGTTGTACTGGAAAGCCACCTCGACGGCCGTCTCGTCACGCTCCCGCTCGAAGTGAACGACCTTCTTGTGAAGCGTCGAGGTGCGCTCGTTGATGAACTTCACGAACTCGCGGAGGCCTCCCTTGAACTTGAACTCCTCCTTCGAGCCGTCCCGCTCGTCGAGAACCTCGATGGCGAGCCCGGCGTTCAGGAAGGCAAGCTCCCGGCAGCGCGAGGCGATCGTCTCGAAGTCGAAGTCGATGTCATCGAAGACCTCCGGGTCGGGGTAGAAGGTCGTCGTCGTCCCGCTCTTCTTCCGCTTCCCGACCTTCTTGACCTTCTGCTCCGGTATGCCGCGCGCGTAGCTCTGGGCGTAGACCGTCCCGTCCCGCGACACCTCCACCTTGCACCACTCGGAGAGGGCGTTGACCACCGAGACGCCGACTCCGTGCAGCCCGCCCGAGACCTTGTAGGTCTGCTTGTCGAACTTCCCGCCGGCATGGAGGACGGTCATGACGACCTCGAGCGCCGACTTCTTCTGGGTGGGGTGCTTGTCGACCGGAATGCCCCGGCCGTTGTCGACGACGGAGACGCTGCCGTCCTTGTGGATCTTGACGACGATCTTGTCGCAGTAGCCCGCCATCGCCTCGTCGATCGAGTTGTCGACGACCTCGTAGACAAGATGATGGAGTCCGCGCCGTCCCGTGTCGCCGATGTACATCGCCGGGCGCTTCCGGACGGCCTCGAGTCCCTTGAGGACCTGGATGTGCTTGGCGTCGTACTCGCCCTTCTTGACGTCGGCGACGCTCTCGAGCGGGAACTCCTCGACGATCTGTTTGTCGAGCGTCCCGGCCTTCTTCGCGGTCGAGGATCTCTTCGTCGGCGCCTTCTTCGACCGGCTCGTGCCGCCGGAGGCCTTCCCCTTCTTCGGGGCGGACTTCTTCTTCGGCGGCTTCTTCGGGGAACCCTTGCCCTTGCCCGCTCGCTTCTTCGAAGCGCCCGCACTGCCGGCCGACTTCTTACCGCCCGGCGGCTTCTTCTTCGCGGACTTCTTCCCCGACGCGCTCTTCGAGGACGACGCGCCCTTCTTCGGGGCCCGCTTCGGCTTCTTCTTGTCCTCGTCCCGCTTCTTTCGCTTTTTGTCTGCCATGTTCTCAGTCTTCTCGCCCGTCCGAATCGGAGGGGTCATGCGATCCCTTTCCTCCAACAACGAACTGCAGTGTCTCGACCGTCCGGCTGCCCAGACGTCTGTTGATCTTCTGTTGTATCGTTCGTCGCATCAGCGACAGCTCCTGCGCCCAGACCGCGCTCGGCACCTCGACGACGAGCCGGCCTCTCTCGATCCGCAGCGCGCGGCTGTGCTCCGCGACCTTCGGTCCGACGATCTCGGGCCACTCGACGACCGCCCGCTGCTCAGCGAGCCTCCCGGCGACACCGAGATCCTCGATGACTCCCTTGAGGATCCTGCTGATCGGCTCGACGCCTCTCATGTCCTCGTCACCTCGCCTCCGCCGACAGCGAACTCCGCGCTCGCCGCCCCCGTCAGGAACCCCGGCGGCGCCGGTCGGGTCGACGTGACGAGCGCCTGTCCGTAGCGACCCACGAGATCGACCAGGCTCCCGCCTCGCCGGTCGTCGAGCTCCGACAGGATGTCGTCCAGGAGCACGACGACTCCGCGACCGTCCTCGTCGAGGACCGCGGCCTCCCCCAGTTTGAGAGCGATGGCGGCGGTCCTGTGCTGCCCCTGCGACCCAAAGGTCCGGAGCGGCCGCCCGCCGACGCGGACCTCGACGTCGTCGCGATGCGGCCCGACGAGCGTGAACCCGCGCCGCCGTTCGTCGGAGGCGGCGCGCGAGAGCGCCTCGTTGAACCGCCGCTTCACGTTCTCGTCGCTGGCGCCGCCCTCCTCGTCCCCCGCCGGGAACGAGCCGCGGTAGACGAGATCGATCCCCTCGTCCTCCGCGATCGCGGCGTGCGCCGCCTTCACCGCCTTCCTGTAGAGCGGGAGGAACCGCAGGCGCGCGCCGACGACCCTGCTTCCGCTCTCAACGAGGCGCTGCGTCCAGACGGCCACGAGGCGATCGCTCTCCTCGTCCGGAGTCCACGCCGAGAGCGCCTCGTTGCGCTGCCTGAGGGCGCGGCGATACTCGACGAGCGCGGAGAGGTAACTCCGGTCGATCTGGCAGAGCGCCACGTCGATGAGGCGTCTGCGCTCGGCCGGTCCGCCCTTCGTGATCCACGTGTCCTCGGGGCAGAACCAGGCGACCCTCAGCGACCCCACGAGCTCGGAGAGTCTGGTGAGCTCGTCGCCGTCAACCGTCGCCTCCTTCCGACCGCCGCGGGCGTACCTGACGACGACGTTGGTCGAACCGTCGCCCGTCTCGACGCGGCCGCCGACACCGAAGCCGGACTCGCCCCAGCGGACGACCTCGCCGTCGTTCGCCCCGCGGAGCGACCGCGCGACGGCCAGGTAGGAGACGGCCTCCAGCAGACTCGTCTTCCCGGAGCCGTTCGGACCATGAAAGAAGTTGAGCCCGTTCTCGAGCTCAAGCTCCAGGGACTCGTAGTTCCGGAAGTTCTCCAGCCTGAGACGGCTGAGCCACACACGCCTCTCTGATGTCACGACGAGAGACGAAGCGGCATGAGAAGACACGTGTAGTCTTCGTCGTCCTCCGCGTCGACGCCGCTGACGACGGCCGCGCCGACGGGACTCCCGAGCATGAACCGAACCTCGTCGGTGTCGATATGCTTGAGGACGTCGAGAAGGTAGTTCGCGTTGTAGCCCACTTCCATCTTGTCGCCGCCGAACGCGGCGGCGACCTCTTCCCGCGCCTCGCCGACGTCAGGGGTCGAGACGACCAGCTCGATCTTCTTCTTGCCGAGCGCCAGCCGCACCTGATGCGTCAGCGCGTCGGCCAGGACCGCGACGCGGCGCACCGCGCTCGCCAGCGTCTCCCGGTCGACGATGAGTTCCTTGTCGTTGTCCTTCGGGATCACCTGCCGGTAGTTCGGGAACGGACCCTCGAGAAGCCGCGAGTTGATCGTGGTCGTCCCGACGAAGAAGGCGACGTGGTTGTCGGCCACCGCCACCTTGACCGTCCCCTCGGTCTCGGAACCAATGATGCGGACCGTGTGCGACAGGGCCTTGGGAGGCACGATCATGCTCTTGCCGGCGAGCTTGCCGAAGTCGCCCTTCGAGGTGAACGTCGCGAGACGATGGCCGTCCGTGGCCGTCATCGTCGTGCCGTCCTTCTCGAACTCCCAGTACGCACCGTTCAGCGACGGCCTCGTCTCGTCCTTTGACGTGCAGAAGCTCACCTTGTCGACCATCCGCGCCACGCGCTCCGAGTCGACGGGGAACGCGTTCCCGGCATCGCTCTTCGGCAGCGTGGGGAACTCCTCGGCGGGGATGCCGACGATCTTGAAGTTCGACTTCCCCGACGTGATCGCGACCTCTTCTCCCTCGGCGCTGACAGAGACCTCTGCGTCCTTGAGCTCGCGCACGATCTCGGAGACCTTCTTCGCCGGGAGCGTCACCGACCCGCCGGTCTCGATCGTCGCCCCGACCGTCGTCGTCACGGTCATGTCGAGGTCGGTCGCCGTCAGCGAGAGCGCCTTCTTCTTCTCGTCGGCCTCGACCAGGAAGTTGCCGAGCACCGGCAGCGTCGTCTTCGGCGAGACGACCGCGAGGACCCTCTGGATCGCCTTCTCAAGATCCTGTCGGCCAATGGAGAACTGCATCGAATACCTCCTGCGCGGGGACAGCCAAAGCCATGCTGTGAGGGAAGGACGGACCACACCGTCGGCGGAGACGTCCCGCCCCCGCCGTCATTATATGGACGCGCGCGAAGCCCTGCAAGCCAAATCGGGCCCATTCTGTAGGGGCATTCCCGGCACTCTCCTCGGACGGTCCGTGCGGCGCGCCGCGGGCGACGATCAGCGGTTC contains:
- the gyrA gene encoding DNA gyrase subunit A; protein product: MPEAQKILPVVVEDEMKKSYIDYAMSVIVSRALPDVRDGLKPVQRRILVAMDELGLAHNKGFRKSAKITGDVNGNYHPHGTNAIYDAMVRMAQDFSLRYPLVDGQGNFGSIDGDSAAAERYTEARMTRISEDLLDDIKKDTVEFVPNYDETREEPTVLPAKLPNLLMNGASGIAVGMATNIPPHNLNELVEGIITVIDDPDTSDEELLKIVSGPDFPTGGIIFGRSGIRDAYLTGRGRIVVRARANAEVHQNGAECIVITEIPFMVNKANLIEAIADLVRSGKITGIRDIRDESDRDGIRVVIDLKRDAQAAVILNQLYKRTQMQTTFGAILLALDDGVPKVLTLKQMIERFIAHREDVVVRRTKFDLAKAEARAHILEGLKKALDHIDEIVQLIKKAKDVDQARKQLIKRFKLSEVQAQAILDMRLQRLTGLQRKKIEDEYKEVIKLIAYLKGILESRGKVLALIKDELTAGVEAYGDERRTEIIEATTDFAIEDLIAEEDMAITITHTGYIKRLPVGTYRRQRRGGRGVTGMSTKDDDFVEHMFIASTHDYILFFTQTGQCHWLRVHEIPQAGRAARGKAIVNILQLNPGECIATFVTAREFDDDHYIVMASRQGTVKKTVLSAFGHPRKGGIRAMGVTDGDELIDAAITDGNCDIFLAKSKGKAIRFHESDVREMGRTARGVRGTQLQKGDEVIGMAAVVGEEGTVLSVTENGYGKRTKISDYRVIKRGGKGVISIKASKRNGDVVAVRVVSDTDEVMIMTRKGVMIRLPVKGISIIGRNTQGVRVINLGKDDRVVDIARVVSEE
- the gyrB gene encoding DNA topoisomerase (ATP-hydrolyzing) subunit B encodes the protein MADKKRKKRDEDKKKPKRAPKKGASSSKSASGKKSAKKKPPGGKKSAGSAGASKKRAGKGKGSPKKPPKKKSAPKKGKASGGTSRSKKAPTKRSSTAKKAGTLDKQIVEEFPLESVADVKKGEYDAKHIQVLKGLEAVRKRPAMYIGDTGRRGLHHLVYEVVDNSIDEAMAGYCDKIVVKIHKDGSVSVVDNGRGIPVDKHPTQKKSALEVVMTVLHAGGKFDKQTYKVSGGLHGVGVSVVNALSEWCKVEVSRDGTVYAQSYARGIPEQKVKKVGKRKKSGTTTTFYPDPEVFDDIDFDFETIASRCRELAFLNAGLAIEVLDERDGSKEEFKFKGGLREFVKFINERTSTLHKKVVHFERERDETAVEVAFQYNDSYRANIYSYANNINTIEGGTHLTGFKQALTRTINSYGDKNNLLGKGGNVSGDDCLEGIAAVVSVKVKEPQFEGQTKTKLGNSEIKGIVSSIVQEGLQEFFEETPSVAKKIVSKAVSASQARTAARKARDLARRKSALESGSLPGKLADCSITDPDLCELYIVEGDSAGGSAKMGRDRRFQAILPLRGKVLNVFKARLDKVFQNKEIGTIITALGAGVGGVGASAADDDDENGGLDLSKLRYGKTIIMTDADIDGAHIRTLLLTFFYRFMPELIDGGHLYIAQPPLYRVKRGKSEQYAYDDRELKKVVERLGKDGVSIQRFKGLGEMNPDQLWSTTMDPERRVMLQVTIESAAEADHIFSILMGDAVEPRRKFIQTHAKQVRNLDV
- a CDS encoding DUF721 domain-containing protein; the encoded protein is MRGVEPISRILKGVIEDLGVAGRLAEQRAVVEWPEIVGPKVAEHSRALRIERGRLVVEVPSAVWAQELSLMRRTIQQKINRRLGSRTVETLQFVVGGKGSHDPSDSDGRED
- the recF gene encoding DNA replication and repair protein RecF (All proteins in this family for which functions are known are DNA-binding proteins that assist the filamentation of RecA onto DNA for the initiation of recombination or recombinational repair.); the protein is MSSHAASSLVVTSERRVWLSRLRLENFRNYESLELELENGLNFFHGPNGSGKTSLLEAVSYLAVARSLRGANDGEVVRWGESGFGVGGRVETGDGSTNVVVRYARGGRKEATVDGDELTRLSELVGSLRVAWFCPEDTWITKGGPAERRRLIDVALCQIDRSYLSALVEYRRALRQRNEALSAWTPDEESDRLVAVWTQRLVESGSRVVGARLRFLPLYRKAVKAAHAAIAEDEGIDLVYRGSFPAGDEEGGASDENVKRRFNEALSRAASDERRRGFTLVGPHRDDVEVRVGGRPLRTFGSQGQHRTAAIALKLGEAAVLDEDGRGVVVLLDDILSELDDRRGGSLVDLVGRYGQALVTSTRPAPPGFLTGAASAEFAVGGGEVTRT
- the dnaN gene encoding DNA polymerase III subunit beta, which encodes MQFSIGRQDLEKAIQRVLAVVSPKTTLPVLGNFLVEADEKKKALSLTATDLDMTVTTTVGATIETGGSVTLPAKKVSEIVRELKDAEVSVSAEGEEVAITSGKSNFKIVGIPAEEFPTLPKSDAGNAFPVDSERVARMVDKVSFCTSKDETRPSLNGAYWEFEKDGTTMTATDGHRLATFTSKGDFGKLAGKSMIVPPKALSHTVRIIGSETEGTVKVAVADNHVAFFVGTTTINSRLLEGPFPNYRQVIPKDNDKELIVDRETLASAVRRVAVLADALTHQVRLALGKKKIELVVSTPDVGEAREEVAAAFGGDKMEVGYNANYLLDVLKHIDTDEVRFMLGSPVGAAVVSGVDAEDDEDYTCLLMPLRLSS